AATGGAACATTTGGGAGATGACATGTTAGTAAGAGTCTAACCTCTAGTTTGAACTTCTTTCTTTTGCAGAAGTAATGTTGGGAGTATAGTTAGTAAGtgtctcttctttctgttttcttgtgtGAGATTCAGGTGTCTTGAGAGTGGAGAACAACTGCAAGGCATAACTCATCTCTAGTTTTTCCTGGCTCATTCATAGTCTCCTCCTTATTTTTGGGACTTTTCCACTTAGAGGATGAAAGAGTAAAATACAGCAATTAATTGTTCTTGTCATGAATTCAGGATTCTCCAAGTGGAGGGGTTCCCATTTTAAAACCAgatctatttaaaacaaacaccccaaaacaaaaaacccaggcCCCCCACAAAGCACCTTACTAAATCCCATCCAGGATTTCATCCtaaatgtttgttttcagtgGAACTCAATTTATGTTTGCATTTTTGTACATGATCACTGAGAATTACTTTCTTTTTCAAGGTCATTTCGTTTTTGGCTGCAGTATTGCACAAAAAGGGAACACGTGAGGATATTGAAAACAATATGCCAGAATTTTTACTGAGGACAATGAAAAAAGAATCGAAATGTAACCCCAAGAAGGTACAGGTTTTAGTAATACAAGCTTACTTTTTTTGTAAAAGGCAATACTTGatcttttgtttgctttagaaagtttatattacttttaaaaattctgttacTTCGGTAGATTAGGAGTTCATGGCCATACTGGTAGTGTTAGGGGAGCCTTTAGTTTTCCAGAGTGTCATAGTGCATTATCTGGCTGTCATAGTCTAATCTGTTAGTACTGTTGATTTGCGCTAACACAAAATATCGGGAAATATCTGGATGAGGTTTGTGGCTAGAGTACTTTGGAAGGCCCATGTCAGTGAGTAGAAAAACTGTAGTTTTATGTGATTGTGTTTCTAAAGTACAAAAAGTATGCGTGTCTATCTTAGCAGGATATTTAAAGAATTAGGGTAAACAAATGTATTGGaaaatttatttctaataatCTTGTGATGTTGCATATATGCTTGAATGACTGTCATAATGTCAGATGTTAGTCTGACATAATCTAGGTAATCAAATACAGTCTGACATAATCTAGGTAATCAAATACAGCATAACAAATAAAGATACATGTAGAAGTTCTATGTGAATGAGAGAAATCTGAAGATCATTTTAATTTTACCCGTCACAGGTCTCGTACAATTTCTGTTTTCCAttgctgttttcattttattgGACTAATTGGAATATTTGAGTAGCAGAATGGTCTGTATGACTGTAGCTCTGTGAATAATTGATACAGGTTCCTCAGGAAATACAGGCAGAGAGGAAGAGGTGAAGGGATAGTACTtcatgtgaaaacaaacaaaaaaacaaacaacaaaaaaaatgaatgctTCTGACTGGGGATATGAGAAGAATTATTTCACTTTGAGGACAATTAAGCATTTTAACCAGGTCACAGAGAGAGGTTGTGAACCACCCTGGATCCTTGGGGGACCTCAGGAAGACCTGAGTTGGGAAAGCCCAAAATGACCTGATATAAATTCAGTGTTGCCCCTGCTTTGCCCAGAAAATTGGGCTACAAACTTCCTGAGGTCCCGTCCCACCTCACTGATTTTATCATTCTATGATGCTGAATGAGTTGTATGAGCGATCTTAAATTTTTAAACACTATCCAGGTCTTCCTGTTTTGAAGTTATATAATAACTAGACTTGTGAATTGGAGGAAACTGCTTACCCTCttcatctttttgttttctccatCTGTAAAACATTTTATGGTATACAGATATCGATGCTATAACAAAACAAAGTGATAGTATCTCATGTCCTATTGCAGTTGTTAGAGTATAATTTGAGTAAGTAGCACTACtttggtatcttttttttttagtattacagTAGTTTTCTTCTGTGTTATTTACATCCTCTGAGTAAACTGATTACTTTTGAATTTATATTGATTCTTCAGATATTTTCTATACTATACTTTGAAGTAACAGAATGAAACAGTTAAGTGTTCAAAGCAGTAAAATAAATATCAAGATTTTGACTTTCCTTATTGATAAACTGCTGTGTTGTAGTTTTTCCAGTAATACTATacatctgtttgttttcagacttTCCTCATAGTGGCCCCTCTTTCAGTGCTTTACAACTGGAAGGATGAGTTAGACACATGGGGGTACTTTAAGGTTTGTGTCTTACATGGCAGTAAAAAAGATGATGACTTGAGTCGCATCAAACAAGGGAAATGTGAAGTTGCCCTTACAACATATGAGATACTGCGCCTATACTTGGATGAATTTAACAGGTAATGAATGATTTTAATGTATTCTTCTACACACAGAAGTTTAGCTGTCTAATTTAAATTGTTCTTTGCAACTACTTATTCTTTCTGTCTATTAAATCCAATGACTCACTGTGCGGAAGAGGAGAATCCCATTTAACTATCTTCAGGAAGGTTACTGTATACTATCTCTGTAGTGGGATGCTTGGGAGAAGTAAGTGTTTGAGTAGTTTTCATAAAACTAGACTTAGCACATCATGAAGTGTTCTCAAAAATATGCAGGAATTGCCTGCCTGAAAACTGGTGGTAGCTGAAAGATATGCAGAAGGTGTTTCTATCTTTCAGTACAGtgcgaaggaaaaaaaaaatctggattctTTAGCAAGTGTTCAAAAGATATTTTCCTTGTTATTTGAACTTTTCACCAAGTTCATGAAATTCATGAGTCCTAAAACCTTTGTGATAcaagatgtgtgtgtgtatagtttTAAATACATGATGGACTTAGAATGAAGGTCTTTCTGACAGCAGATTGTATGAGAAATCCTGCTTTATTTGCTCCATAGCTGTCAGCATTTTCAAACTACAAGTTTTACCTTTCCTTTGGCTGTGTTCAGGAGTACTTAGCCTTTCATCTGATCCTGATGGTCCCTTTATGTCATCCTTGAAGCAGGGTACCAGTTGTGTAAAGAGCTAGTAGTAGCAGCCTGCCCTTAGCAGCTGGTGTTGTCAGCAGATCTGCAGGTCTTGTTGGTTTAGGTATTGGGAAAGGTTCAGGCCCCAGAGACAGTCCTAGTGGTCTGAACAGCCATCACTAAAACAATCAGATCTCCACCTCTCTCTCTGCTTAGGTCTGAAAAAGAAGTGCAGATAGGAGAAGGCTGAAGCAGTTGCCTTAGTAGTACCCTAACTCATACGATTGCCTTTCTGAGGAACCCTTCAGTGTTGGTTGTTGAATAGACAGTGATCAGGAAATAAGTCCATGTGCAGAGCTGATCTGATGTGTGACTCGCTGCTTGCAAGTACATTGCTTCAACATACAGATTTATCAGACTCTCTCTTCAGACCATGTGACTGGCTGGACCTGTGATCTTGACACTGGAAGAGGCTATATGTCTTGCTTAGCTAAAATGATGAATTTCCCTCAAAAACTAGTCTTAAATAATTCATTGTCAGTAATAAGAATACACAGGCTCAGTTACACATATAAATCAGCATGAGAGATTTAGTTGAAGTAGCTCATGCTCATCTCTTAGACTCCTTTGAGAAACTCCAATTCTTAGCAGATTTTAGGAATGTAAGGAGCTCAAGTATGAATACATGTATTTAGCAGACATCGAAAGTGCCACAAAATCAGCCTTCAGATTAGTGACCTAGATGCAGCCTGTTCGGGAGAGAGCTTTCCTTCCAAACATGTCTGTTTCAGCTTTTTGCTGTTTGAAATGTCGTCCAAATCGATATGATTTTGTTCTGAAATTTTCAGATATATAAAATGATCTCATAAAGCTGATACATCTCTTCCTAAGGACTTGATAACTTAAATTAATATCACAGTATAGAGGTCATTCTACCTCcaggttttatgtttgtttgtgttgGCTACAAAGTATGTTTTGCTCCCTGCTTCTAGATATTCTTCCTAGTCACAAATTGTGCCAAATTGGTATCATATAGATATTAAAGAAGTTGAGTGATGCTTTCATGTAGGAAGCCATATAGATTGAAATGCTTCTTCTAGTTAGACTGGATAGGTTCTTTTGCAAAAATGAAGGATACCTGTGTTAAGCATGTTTCAATAGTTTacctttggagattttttttatttttctaaatcttATGAGTGGAATTAGCACCATTGGGATGTGCTGTTTTGATTGCTCCCAAGATTGAAAGctactttcttcacagaaagcatcTGATATAGTTAACAGTAGTTCATTTGTTTGGCTATGTAGTTTAGCCATTGTATTCAACTATGGCATAAACAGAATATAAAGGAACAGAGTAGCATAATACAATGTAAAACAGGAAAATCAAAAATATTAAACACAGCTACTTGTCTGACTTCACTTCTTACGTTCATGTGGGATGATAAGTAGTTTCAGTTGATACAATATTTTTTGTTGATTTGCAGTGTAGAATGGTCTGCTGTGATTGTGGATGAAGCACATAGAATCAAGAATCCGAAGGCTCAAATAACTCAAACCATGAAGTCATTAAAGTGCAGTGTTCGCATAGGTCTTACTGGAACCATTCTTCAAAACAATATGAAGGAACTTTGGTGTGTTATGGACTGGTAAATAgttttttttaatggttaaacACATCTATATGTTAACCATATAATGGGGCTAGGATAGAGTTGGTTGATATGGACCCATTCATTTCTCTAGTAATTGTTACTTGAAGATGTCTTTCTGTTAGCCAGAAACAATTTATGGTATGCTTTTAATCAGTGGAAAAGAGTAGTCTGACTTGGAGTAAAGAAAGTGCTGTTATTCCTTCACATACATTCTAccccttttgttttttaacaggGCTGTACCAGGACTTTTGGGTAGCAGAATAAATTTCAAGAAGAAATTTTCTGATCCAGTGGAGCATGGCCAGAGGCACACTGCAACTAAAAGAGAGCTGGCGACAGGTCGTAAGGCCATGGTGAAGCTGGCAAGAAAAATGTCTGGCTGGTTTCTGAGACGTACCAAAGCGCTTATCAGTGATCAGTTGCCAAAAAAGGAAGACAGAGTAAGAGTGCCTGCACATTTCAAATACAATGCTAgtgaatatgtttttttcttttttgtgtgtgtgtgctttctcTTTCATCATGCCTGTATTACTGTATGGTTTCCTTTTGGGCTTATGAACTTAAGAAGAATCCAGAGCCTTGGAAAAAAATGCACATGCAGTAGTGTGCTTTGTTCACATAATTACTATGATTGCCTGTTGAAATGGAGTTAATCAAGCATGAAAATGCTCAGCTAGACTTCTGACTAGTGATTTACACATCTGTTTTACGTGCACGTTTGTACATATGTGTGCAAACCCAATGCAATGTATGTAAATCTCTTGAAATTCTATGTAGGACTTCTGAATTTGCAGCTTGATACTTTGTGTGTGGAACAgtgtgcttttcatttttaactcCCTCATTTTCAATCACTGAATAAAAGAAAACCCTTCAAACCTAAAGCTGATTGTTGATAGGTCTGTAAGCCTGTTCATCTAATGCTATTGTCAACATTATATGAAATGATAATACTTTGGCTATAGCTAAGAGTTCTGAGAACTTATTACCTATATTTGTGCTTTCCTTCTAAGTAGGCAAATACATTATTTtgcagctggttttgttttcaaaatttgaTATTTATTCTTCATCTTTAGTGTATAATAATGTTATCTAAACTGTCTTCTGAAGGAAAGATTAAAACAAACGTCAGTCAATTGCTCTTCTAAATctagcaggtttttttctttttattctcttgTTGATGTGAGTATATGTTCAAGTTACTGCTGTATTATTATAGCTCAGcatggtgctgctgctgtgtggGTGGCCTAGGTTAAGGAATGATCTTGGGATTTCTGTCTCCTGCTGCTTAAGACTAAAGATGTCATGGAGATGCCACCCATGGTCTCTAAGAAGAGGGATAAGAGTTTTGGCCATAGCACTGTGTAGATCCCTGCCTTTTCATTGCATATTTTTTGTCCTGCCTGTGGCAGTGCCCTGCAAAAGCTGGTGCCTAAAAAGAGGAAAGGGCAAATTAAGCAACTGGCAAAGCAGAGGGGAACCCATAATTAcacttatgcatttatttctctcacttttccttcttcctcctacACCTCCACAAAAGTCATACTGAAAGGTTTATAGAAACCTAACAGCAGGTTCTTGTGGCTTGCCATCGATACTCTTTGTAGAATTTTTGGAGGGGATAAAATAACTATACATATATTTTGGCTACAGTTTCATGCTACTTTGGTGTCAAGATCCACATTTTTTCATTTGGTGGTAGAATAATTTCCTGTAAtcttttaagaaaatatattcatgttttctactttttttttcagtgttctatGTTTTATGTTTTTTGCTGCAGTGTTCTTTTGCTTTTCACTGTGTGCTGCACATAACTGTGTTTTTGGGACTCTCTCTTTGGCAGATGGTGTACTGTTCCCTGACTGAATTCCAGAAAGCCGTATACCAGGCTGTGCTAGAAACAGAGGATGTAAGTTTAGTATTACGAGCAGGAGAGCCCTGTAGCTGCAACAGTGGCCGTAGGAGGAAGAACTGTTGTTACAAAGTAAGAACTTGCACTGTTTGAATTTTAGAACATAGTCCTTCTGGTTTTCTTGAGAAACTCTGCAGATGAAGAGCTGATTGAAATGGCTGTGTGGTTGTAAGCCACCTGTTTGGGAAATCCCAACTGGAGACTTCTGTGGCTGCATCACAAGTGCTAGGGAATTTGACACTTTGGGACTACAGCAAAGCTGCTTTGCATGCACTGGGCAGGTGGTTGTTATTTATGCAGCAAGTTCTAGATGTGTTGTATTGATTACTGCACCTGTGATATAGTAGATGTTGGTGAGGGTTGCATTGGGATGTTCAGTATGTGGCAGGTGTGCTTCTCCTGTGTGCCTCAGGCAGTCCATGTAGAAGCTGCAAACAGGAGACATCCTGGACCCAGCAGGTTATCTGGGTTTTTCTTGTGCTAAAACTGCAGTTGTATTGTGTCTTTCTTTGCCACTAAACATGCTCATTGCTTTGCTTCACTGAAGGAAGAACTGTGACAGTAGCCATAGAGCCTAAGCAGAATGTTGTTGAAAATTAACAGATTTGCAAATTTTTTCTATCTTCTCTGAATTTCTTTAACACTTGGTTAGTCTAGCtttgtatttgttttgtgttACTCAGTAGGCTCAGATTAAACATGACTTTTAAAGATTTAGAAGTGTCTGTGTCATACTTTCTTCTCCCTATTTTACTTCTGGCCTGTTTTGACTCCTGTGTAGTGTGGTggtgttggtttgggggtttttgtttgattttattttttgttttggtttttggtgggttttttttaatttttattttttttccttccaaatgatGTAGCTTATTAATTCTTCTGCATCTTTCTTTAAAAACTATCTCTGTATCACCTTGTTTAATATTCCATGGATACTAGCATTAATTCTTTGCTTGCTTCTGGTTCTCATGACATTTTGTAGAAAATTTAAGATGCTGTTGAACTTGCTGTAGGCAAGCCTGCAAATACTTAAGTGTTCTTATGGACTGTTCTATTCCAAAGTTAACCATGAAAATTAGTCACTTGATAAGGGAAAGGAAAATTAATGTTGGTCAAATCAGCCAACCATATGAGAAATatagctgctgctgttgctgctgctgcattgTATAATGTTTGAAGTTGATTGAATTATGTTACTTGAAATGTTTATAAAACTTTATACATTTTTGCTGTAGAGAAAAGCAAAGTTAGGAGTTGTAGGGTATGAAGTCATTTGAACAGCTCTGGTTTGATTTACATTTAAAGCAGTTATAAAGTTACTGTCTTTTTGTCTACCAAGGAATTCTTAGTTATCTTAGTCATTTCTGTAGCTATCATGCTATCAGAAATGTTTAGCAAACTATGAATATAACTCGTggggttctttttctttttgacaaAATGTTTCTTATTAATAGGATTACAAAGCTGAGGAAAAATATAACTTgctgtatttttcttaaaaacccAGTATGCATCTCTTTGGGATCAATTATGGTACTACTTAGAATTGCTAATGCATTAAACTTTTTAAGAAGATAATTTATTTTAGATTATTTCTCTGTTTAGGGAGCATTTGTttgcataaacattttttttttctttcaatggtAGGTAAATGCTCATGGTGAAACAATTAAGTCATTGCGCTTCAGTTACCTGACAATTCTACGGAAGGTTGCAAATCACGCTGCACTCCTGCAGACAGACAACACTAGCAAGCAGCAGGTTAGTTTCACAAGTATCTAAATAATGGACTTAAAGAAAATAGGTTGAAAACTCTTGAATAAAAGGTGCTGCTGGCctcctttttaattttaactAACTGAAATGAAGATGTTTTGCAAAATTCATTTTCCATTCAATAATTCAGTGTACAGCCCTTACAGATACGAATATTATGCACCAGTATATTCATTTAGTTGATGCATAtctgaaaataaatgcaatagAAATGCTGAAGATCTTGGCAGGGGGAGTAATTTTTAGTGATTTCCAATAGTGATTTATCACAAGTACCTAGTAGGAGAAATATCtttttgtaaataaataataGGCAATTAGACCGTgggattttttccttcttgtacCTTGTATTCAGGGATGAGCTTTTTTAAATCATGACAAATATGTTTTagtagaaaatgtttaacaagagATTAGTATAATTTTGTCTTGTTACTGTGGCAAGTAAGCTACAAGACCCACAAATTgcaaagttttaaaaaatgcttctatTTGATCTTTCGGATTCAAGAAAGAGCAAAGGGTTGTAGGGATGTTACCACTTCCTCTCAAACACCACAAAAGAATGGAAATGAGAAAATCCTAGCTAATTTTGGCCAGTTGGTTCCATTAAAGCAGTTTTGCTTCTTAGGAAATGTTACTGGTAGTGTCTGGGCCCTTCTATGCAGTGTATACCCAAATGTTTTCATTGGGGGTTTTTTGTATATTGTGTATGTAGTTTTTGTTGTAGTAACTTTTGAGTGTTAAAATAGCAACTGAAATAACAACATGTAAGTATTTTGAGACTTACTGTCTTTTACCACATACAGCATTAGTAACCTCTCAAAAATCTACTGTAAAAAAAACCCTGGTATTTTGTAGTATTTCTTACCTGTAGTACTAAAGTCCATCACATGTGTTATTCTTGGGTGAGAGATAAGATCTTTTCTGCTCCTCTGGAAAAGCAGACATGAAGTGTGTGGTCCCATTCAAGTTCAGAGCTACCCAAATTCTAAGTCTAGCTTCCTGTTGCTTTTAAGAGTTTAAATGCATTTCTTGTATTGTGTTTTGTATCAGTGGGACAATTTGTAATTCCCATATTGTCTTATCATCCCAGATGGTCAAGAGAAGTGCCAGTATGTAACTGTTGGATAATGCAGACtttgagccaacagtgtgcttgAGTTTGACAATTCGGGCTAGTCCTATATCAGTCTCTGCTCAGAATAAATTTTTGACATGTCTTACTCTAGCATCTCAAATCCCAGCTTGAgatcctctttcttttttcaatgaaacaaatcaaaacacacaGGAGATGTTTTATCCAGTGCTTCTCTAGTGAACTGAATAAAAACACATAACTCTTTCTGCTTGAGTTACTTCAACACATCACTTGTTTCAACCTGTTTAACTGCTTGTATGGCTTACTGGTATCCCAATGTAGCTCTAATTTGTAATGGCTATTCAAACTTTGTTTTTATTCCAGGAAGCACATATCAAACGGGTGTGCACCCAGGTATTTTCCAGTTTTCCAGATTTTGTGCAGTTAAGCAAAGATGCAGCCTTTGAAACAATTTCAGATCCAaagtacagtggaaaaatgaaggTAAACCTgttctttagaagaaaaataagtattAGTAATAGATCTGTTGCTGTAGTAAATGGATGTAAGAAAATGTACATCTAATAGGTGTAGTTTTTTAATCATTCTGTTTACGGTGGTGGGTGCCACAGCAGGTATCTCCTGTCATGGCTTAGAGTGCCTCTGGGCAGAGACCGGATAAGAGTGGTCTGTGATGCTGAGGTGTCCTAAGATGTTAGCTTCACATATTTAGTGCAGGGCATAGAAATGACCCTTACAGTCAAAGGGGTTAGGGTCACAATACTATGCCACATAATTCCATGAAACCATGGACTCAGTGACAGTCAGGAACATTTGAGAAAGTCAAAAGAGAGCAAACCAAAATTGTTACGGAGTTAATGGTTTGTGCACACCTTCAGTATTGTGGGTAGTTCCAGTCCCTCCTCTCAAAAAGCTTATGTTAGACCTTGCaaggttcagagaagggcaacaaaggtgatcaGTCCTGTGGGACAAAAGCAGCCAAGCAGGCTGGGACTCTCCAGCCTGGAAAAAAGAAGTCTTAGGATGAATGTGACACCAAATGGATCTAACCGGAGCCACACTAAAGATTAACAAAATAAAGATGTTTAATGTAAACCTGTTTAAACTCCTTACCTGAGGAACTGTGAATTTCTCTCATTTCAGAGCGGAGCAGGATGAATAACTGACAAAGGTGTCTAATGTAGCTAATTAAAAAGAGAACCATACTAGGTTTAGGAGTTCCTGAGCTGAGAGTAACTGGAGGGTGAGAAGCTCTACTTTTGTTCCCTATGAACTTGGATATTGACAGTTGCTGGTTGGGACTGATGGGGGGGCAGTGGTAGGACCACTTTTTTCTAACAGGAATGGGTGTTGTCATTTTATTGATTAGTTTTTATGCAAGCAACTTATTTTCTATTATTGCATACGTGTGAGAGGCCTGCATATTTGTTTTGTTATGTACTCTTAATTATCTCATGAAAGTCAATTTTATTGTTAATTAACTACCAGCTAATACTTAATACCTACATGTGAAAACTACGTACATGATCTTCAGTGGTGCTTATGAATCTCTTCTTTTATTGGTTGAAActaattttcctttctcttgaaaTCTGTATTTTGGGGCTATTTATACTTTGCTCCAGCATGGCCTTACAATATTTTCGTTCTGGGTGTTTTGACAGAGTAGTGAACAACACAGGCAAGCAAAAAAGGCTGAGTTAAGGCAGAGGTTCGAACATCATGTGGCTTTACAGCCTGCAGCTTACAAAGCTGCCTGTTTGGAGGAACCTGTTCCAAACTGTGGCTGGAAGTCTGAATTGTTTCTGGGACACTGTAGATCACAGTGTCTTCTCAGGtgtgcagctggctgtggctgtgtGGGTTGGTTGTAACCTTGGCTGTGTTCAGTGACCTGGGGTGGCAAGAAGGTTCTGCTGCTGCGCCGCCAGAGTAAGAGCATAACCAAGGTGGCAAAAGAGCAGAGACTGTGATCTTAAGTATACTGAGCTTGTGCTGATGGCTTGATACTAATGAGATGTCAGACAGGTTGAGTGTTTACTTGGGACATTGAGGAGACTCACGTGGTAAGAAAAATGAATCTCTGAGCTACCAATGCATAAGTGGCTGACCAGTTTACATTTCTGGATAAATTTTCCAAACATAAGTAGAATGAGATGAGAAATATGTGATTAAAAACAGTGAGCTACTAGCATGATGGTTagtcctgcattttttttttgttagtgaaTCATCTAATGCTTGTCTTAATTCTATCTCACTAGAGACTTTGCTGGTATATTgtgctttttatttaatttttgagCTTTTAGCTTTTTATCAGTCTGTATTGATTGATATTCCTGTATTTTGAGGTATTTTTAATATAGATTTTTGgtaactgcagaagaaaaaaaacccaaagaaaacaacaactcatcaacaaacaaaacaaaagcaaaacaaagagaaccaaaccaaacaaaaaacccagacaaacccACAATCCCtctcaaaaacaaaccccaaaccctgaataaGCACATATTATTGAGGAGAGCCTTGGTGTGGagaatttcaattttttaaaaccaGTGCAGTGTATATCATGggaaactgaattttaaaatccAATTTTGTGGTTTTGAAGTGATACTTtatgttgaaaaatatttctttggtaTGTTTGGTAAATGAGAGATGAGATGTGCAATATAAATTTCTGTAGAAATTCTGTTTTCAGAATACTTGGCTTACACTTCCTGTTGCAAGGTGAACTTCATGCCTAGATTTTTAACTTGAAGTAGTTGAATATGTGAGAATTGAGATGAAAGGAGTGTACTGCCTTAATTGGAAACCACCATTTTTCTGTCATGAAGTAAGACAGTGGGGACCTGCAAAGTGTAAGGGCAAGAGATTCCATTGCTTTTGAAACACAGGGATTGCAAATTGTCCATGCACAAGTATCCAGGACTGCTTGGAGAAGAAGTAAGATGAATGAGGGTAGTTTTAAAAGCCTGTGTTAGTTTTCATTACTACCTTGTCTGATTATTTCTACTGTTTTGCTAAAATTTTGGCTTGGAGACACTCTATATGCTTTCTAAATGAAAAGGGCTGTTGAGTATCTGGACActtgaaataacttattttttaaacttcatgTATAATATTTCCACAGACATCCATTTGTGGAATTTTGGAATACTGTTATTAATTATAAATATCTTAGAAATAACTATGTTGGATTGATTAATTTTTTTTGCCTGGCATACTATCATTATTTCAGTAGGGAAATGGAAGTCTGTTGGAGCACCTTGGAAATAACAGTAGCTTCCACTGTTAAACATAACCGTAAACCCAGGCTGGTGTGGTTTTGAAGGCTTAAAACACTGTAGGCTAACAGCCATCGGTATATAAGCAAGGTATTCTCATATGTGAGAGGGACAATTTCATCACAGTCAGACGACTCACAATGTGTAGTAATGGGGAAATATGCATTTAAA
The Patagioenas fasciata isolate bPatFas1 chromosome Z, bPatFas1.hap1, whole genome shotgun sequence DNA segment above includes these coding regions:
- the ERCC6L2 gene encoding DNA excision repair protein ERCC-6-like 2 isoform X7, with the translated sequence MCDGDPDNWRIGEKCLAPCLEDGKFHEGTISSIEKDKNGELFAVVSFLESEERQILITKLRRVKASRRPCKSLIFDDDDLEKPYFPDQNLPCSAVAFKLSDNDDFIPYTINRYLRDYQREGAQFLYRHYANKRGCILGDDMGLGKTIQVISFLAAVLHKKGTREDIENNMPEFLLRTMKKESKCNPKKTFLIVAPLSVLYNWKDELDTWGYFKVCVLHGSKKDDDLSRIKQGKCEVALTTYEILRLYLDEFNSVEWSAVIVDEAHRIKNPKAQITQTMKSLKCSVRIGLTGTILQNNMKELWCVMDWAVPGLLGSRINFKKKFSDPVEHGQRHTATKRELATGRKAMVKLARKMSGWFLRRTKALISDQLPKKEDRMVYCSLTEFQKAVYQAVLETEDVSLVLRAGEPCSCNSGRRRKNCCYKVNAHGETIKSLRFSYLTILRKVANHAALLQTDNTSKQQEAHIKRVCTQVFSSFPDFVQLSKDAAFETISDPKYSGKMKVLQQLLNHFRKNRDKVLLFSFSTKLLDVLEQYCMASGLDYRRLDGNTKSEDRTRIVREFNSTQEINICLVSTMAGGLGLNFVGANVVILFDPTWNPANDLQAIDRAYRIGQYKAVKVFRLISLGTVEEMMYLRQVYKQQLHCAVVGSENAKRYFEAVQGSKEHQGELFGIHNLFKLRTHGSCLTKEILEVMP
- the ERCC6L2 gene encoding DNA excision repair protein ERCC-6-like 2 isoform X8 — protein: MCDGDPDNWRIGEKCLAPCLEDGKFHEGTISSIEKDKNGELFAVVSFLESEERQILITKLRRVKASRRPCKSLIFDDDDLEKPYFPDQNLPCSAVAFKLSDNDDFIPYTINRYLRDYQREGAQFLYRHYANKRGCILGDDMGLGKTIQVISFLAAVLHKKGTREDIENNMPEFLLRTMKKESKCNPKKTFLIVAPLSVLYNWKDELDTWGYFKVCVLHGSKKDDDLSRIKQGKCEVALTTYEILRLYLDEFNSVEWSAVIVDEAHRIKNPKAQITQTMKSLKCSVRIGLTGTILQNNMKELWCVMDWAVPGLLGSRINFKKKFSDPVEHGQRHTATKRELATGRKAMVKLARKMSGWFLRRTKALISDQLPKKEDRMVYCSLTEFQKAVYQAVLETEDVSLVLRAGEPCSCNSGRRRKNCCYKVNAHGETIKSLRFSYLTILRKVANHAALLQTDNTSKQQEAHIKRVCTQVFSSFPDFVQLSKDAAFETISDPKYSGKMKVLQQLLNHFRKNRDKVLLFSFSTKLLDVLEQYCMASGLDYRRLDGNTKSEDRTRIVREFNSTQEINICLVSTMAGGLGLNFVGANVVILFDPTWNPANDLQAIDRAYRIGQYKAVKVFRLISLGTVEEMMYLRQVYKQQLHCAVVGSENAKRYFEAVQGSKEHQGELFGIHNLFKLRTHGSCLTKEILEV